Genomic DNA from Cydia fagiglandana chromosome 3, ilCydFagi1.1, whole genome shotgun sequence:
tcggatactatgctatcgtcggacggtcaagtggttatagtataaataattttttttttttattatgaatgggcttactcatggccacagactagccgaggcgtagacgtggcctacgatggagcgagctcgcccagaaggtgcctgttcactcttgatttgaaggttgccgggttataagaacacggaaatatagacgccggcaaggaattccattccttggcagtgcgcataaggaaagtagaagcaaagcgcttcgtgcgaattggtggaatatctaccaagtaaggatggaaaccggccgtgcgtctaaaagtccgatggtagaatggggacggtggaataagctcgtgtagctcttgggcacactccccgaagtgcaacctgtagaataccgacaggctggcgactttccgccgatgggccaaagactgaagcttagccgttagcttcttgtcgccaatcatcctcctggctctgcgctccactgagtccaaagcggcgagttggtatttagctgagccatcccacaggtggctgcaatactccatacacgaccggacttgagctttgtaaagtgttagaagctgtccaggtgtgaagtatcgcttcaccttatttaggacgcccagctttctggccgcagtttgtgctttagactcaatgaagctgccgaagctgaggactgaactcagctccatgccgaggagttccaggctgtcggcaataggtacagatgcaccccggaaagaaggagtcaggtcgaatggactccgttttgcggaaaatagacacgtctgcgttttggaggcattgaacgtgaccagattgtcatcaccccactgggagacgagactaagggtcaagttcattcgctcaaccatggcctctctctgtgaacgtatatcctccctgctgtcccctgcactagccaaatatctctcaacaaccgtactgtcatctgcataacctacaatgctgggttgcagcatgtcgttaatgtggagcaggaaaagggttgcggagagaacagacccctgaggaataccggcgtcaatggccatgaggtctgaagagcagccatcaataactactctgatcgaccgttcactcaagaaatcagatagccagctacaaaagtcagcagggatgccgtatgcaggaagcttgctaaggagacttgcgtgccaaaccctgtcaaaggccttcgagatgtccagtgaaacagcaagcgcttcaccgttcctctcgatggcctcgccgcagcagtgcgtgacatacgctaaaagatccccagtagaccgacctcggcgaaagccatattgacggtcactgagcagatcatttgcttcgaggtatgccagcagcttgccgttaagtaacctttccatgactttacagagcatggaggtaatggcgattggtcggtaattgcagggatcagcacgactacccttcttgggtactggctgcacgtttgcaagcttccaggatttcggcaccgttcttgtttggagagagaggcggtacaggcgtgtcagtacagaagacaactcaggcgcacactgctttagtacacgtgcaggtataccgtctggtccactggccttattcacgtcaagattctgcagagctcggcgtgcctctttttgatgaatagcaattctctgcatagaggaactgcattgaggtagcgtaggtggaagttttgagcctgcgtctagacgtgaattgctcgcaaacagagaagcaaacaagtttgctttctctgtcgcggagtgggccagtgtcccatcaggtttctgcagaggtggcaatgtgggtcggcagaagttggattcgaccgctttcgacagggaccagaaccgcttgctaccaggagggtaggaggcgagtttggcccctattcgactgacgtggtcgaatcgagcctttcgaagcacccgtttgcaggacttggcagctgagttaaaggcttttttcctcgcgcgaaccctctgtgctccagctttggtatcgcgggctaatacccaagcctggtatgcagactgcttaagggcctcggctcgagcacagtccgaattgtaccatgctcgggtcttgtgatcgagcgataggtcggagaacggaatgaaatattccattccctgccgaatcacatccgcaacagcctcagcagaacacgaggggtcacccgaagaaaaacagacctgccgccaggggaaagacgcaaagaaatgccgcatctcatcccagtccgctgactcgtatcgccatactctcctcgtgcccctagggcagagatcaggaggagagtggatcgacacggatttcactagacagtgatcggacgatcctagcggagctgagaccgaaaccgagtgcctgtctggatcaaataataataaataataataattcgcccgccatttacgtgacggaacaaaattcatcattactttgttatatgtataatatcatacatcaataaaacttatgtttttggaaagctaatgaaatttttcgtatattttataataacattaattgcggtaaagttataatttattgaggtagacgcatgttttgtcagtacttatgccatccatgcacggtaaaaaatcatatattttaaatattttgtaaatgactacagtcatgactacggttattataaaacaataattgcacgtttaatactctttcaaacgacatctcacacgaaccgatcggtcccataggactaaagacgtgaacaaatatcaatgctggtaggccgcccactttttccttcctttttttcgacacgccccccccccctccataaaataaaaaccggtttattcatattctggagactacgaggaacacgtccataccagttttaggtatttagaagagatgtcgacgaaaatcgtgaaggagacgacttttgtttaatttgcctatatcAGAATagcacaccttgaggtttgggcaaaatggctggtgttcgctaggcagatcatgaaatgtcggcgtttcattatattcctaggaatatctcgatacgcccgattttacgatgtctatatctatggaattcttagagattattgattaaaataacacatttttagttactttgtcaaattcgatctcgtcgagatattaatctcgatcccgaaaatctgactgtcgagatctcgaaacacccaatctcgattcggatttttcgtgcgagatctcgaatcgccaatcttggtgcgagattgcattccctagctaggaccttaaattgctcgacaattacggagcgtgactgtacctaaaaatgttgtaaacccataaccatgcaataaaatattttgattttgatttctaatttgaaatattagaatcaaaaagttcaaaatagattgtacctatgtaactacaaaaatgtgttccctctcaacgcaaaaccccttgtgtcttaggaggatctagatattttcacacaagacggtttatcgataacttcttacatcactagattatcgactattgcccatcacttttctggctgtgtacgtatttagaaacttgactccgcccctaaaattagtgcgatagggacaactgcagctgaggcgaaaaatcctgcgtaaaaatgacaaaaatcgaggtttcgtactcctctttttcctcctccaaaacttaaccaatcgtaaccaaatttggaaatctaaatgattatgaaattatctgtgtcggaccgttttgcttttttggctaattgatatcagttttgaataccacgcctctcattgcggcatagtcaattaggccattttggccatttttgaagggctctagcgccttaaaaaacaaaaaaaaaaaaaaatcaaaacggtccgacacagatattgacaatattaatctgtgttgaaaaaatcattgctctagcttcaaaaaccacggtggaaaacgaggactacgtttgtatggagaaatgaccactcctgttggctcttaattgtGGCTGTGGCCGCAATAAAAGTATATACTATAAATTCTACTTTATACCTCAGTATGGATTATGATGGCCTGCTCTCTGCAGCAAAATGAAAACAGCTTAAAATCACATTTCTTGTATGGCAATGGACATACACTTTAACAAGAAACAGAGTATGTCAAATGAGTAAGCCCTTAAAAAATTTGTAACTTTCTTTGATCTTAGCCTGAAACTTTGCCTGCATAGGAATTAAGCATTTCCTTAGGAGATTTCAGAGATGGCAAACAATGACATTCAGtgttatacaaatacatacttttaGATTTCTTAGCATTGTAGGCTGCAAGGCGTTCCTCTCTTATTCTAGCTGCTTCTGCACTTTCTTCTTCGTCATCTGACCCAAAAAGATCAACACCATCATCTGAGTCTTCAGCCTCTTTAACTGCAGCctaaaattaaacaatacataatataattaacaagtattaatataaattataatattatgtaaatcaGAAGCCAATAAATTCCAAGAAATTGACCATTTAAATTTCAAGTTAACCCTTTGTAGGGCACACTTAGGTATTATACAGCAAAACTGCCTACCCTATAACatcatctttttgtattttttctcaTGCAGaatttggtatcgtcttgggtcgtcccattcgtttttcgtcaagttcttaaattagtcctattctgctatcgtcacgcattctacattgaaagccaccaacGATTGTGacaaatgtagaatgagtgacgaaagcagaataggactaatttaagaacatgacgaaaaacgaatgggacaaaCCAAGATGATACCTAGAATTTATAGGCCTTTAAAGAGGCAATGAGGCTTTTACATGTATTTTTGTAAATCTGGACCATTATAGGGTTAAATTTGAATGTTACCATGATTGTACTACATGATTGTGCCACCAGAGTGCAGTGTGTAAGTCACACAtacgttttttgacaagttttcactatgacattgatgaataggcaagagtgatagaggcagAAATAGAACTATTGATTGTCGTGTTTcaggtaggccatgtgattgagtaAGTGATGTCCTCTACAGGCAGAGTTTtgtgtaatattccctattagataaaaagttatttgataaaataagtggTTTCACCTTAGGAGCCTCAGCCTTAGCTTGGGATGGTTTGGTGCTCTCCAGAGTCTCTACACGTGCCTGCAGGCTGATGACGAGCTTGCGCAAGTCATCCATAGTCTTTTTGAGTTCTGAGTTTTCTTTCTCGAGGTTGCTGACTTTGTTGGTCAGCTCTGTGTTCGGAACTCCAGCCAACGAAGCAACACTATCCATCTgaaattattacaattatttaatGGTATCTTGGGTTCAATAATAGTGTTTGGGCAAGTATAGCCTTCTACAAAATGTAAATCCTGCAAGTATAGCCTTCTTtttataggtatatacatatatgttctAATAATTAGGCATCTATATTGACTATTGTCCTTAATGAACAAGTCTCAACTTTATTTAACCCCTATAATGAACCTTCTGATAATGATttttaataatgatgatgattttacacatattattttacacatattattttacacatattattttacacatattattttacacatattattttacacatattatttttacattatactACTTTTCCATTTGTACTTCTTTATAAGGGTTAAGTTGTAGTGTAAAAAATGTGTGAATTTATGTAAAATAAGTGTTACTCACACATTCTAGGGAATTTTTGATATGTTGCCTTGCTTTTGCCACTTCATTAGCCAAAGAAGACTGAGTTGAGGCAAGTGGAACTCGGACCTACAACATcatattattcatatttataaaaaaaacttttataagTACGTACGTAGACCAACCAACATGGATGAGGGATGAATAAAAGATAaaggtattgaatgaaatacgtttaaaaaattaaattaatgcaCTTTGATCTGAAACTGATGCTACTGACCTTTGACAAGGACTCGTAGTAATCCCGCTCCGCATCATGGTAGACGGTCTTGTCTAACCAAATTTTTTCGTGGATTAGGGTCGACATtgtctaaaaacaaaaacaatcaaACATTTACAAGTTTGACTATAAATTCATGGAAATAGTCTTCTTAACATAAGTGTTTTGTCATACATACagattaacaaaaaaataatgaaatattttagtaATCTAATATTGGCGTAGTATCTTCATCCACCTTTTacaatttttgtttaaatttaaatatggaattTTTAGGTTATAGTTATCAAGTTACGTTCTCTtatgataataataaaaaaagaggAATATTTACATGTTTCCAAGTAGAATTGATGATAACTATACACAGAAGCACCAGAAACCGAAGAAAATGAAATTAAAGTTACTAAATTAGCACGAACGAACCGCACCAATCATCGGTTTTTCGAAAAAAGAGCGTATCGTATCCCCCCTCCTTCCACGACGACAAGACACATGTCAAACTGGTATGTTGCCAtattaaaaaacattttgtatACATGATTTTTAAAATTGTTGGATAAATCACTAAATAAATTCGATGAAAAATTGTTTAGAGTTTCACGAAAATCGGAATTTCCTTATCTGCCTCTCTCTCGCTCAAATAttacatctgggggcacggcagtgctcccgccaagtcgagcagtATTAATATATTAATGCATAATTGCAaggcttagagaatataaccaatggagacgccatgtctataattttcgcaAGGGCCCAACGCTTTCTgatctctttgacggcgcagcaactagtatcatttctctcttcttgctcttttaaaaatgccgtttgtcaaaaaaggacaaccacactgttgacaagatggattTCAAATCCAAGTgcagggttgccaactccaatttttttttacccctgAGTTCAACTTAAAAACTcctaaaactgtactattattttggaaaacccactaaataaaaaataaaagaaattattatagattttccaaatttagaacattattatgattttcaaccggttcgacattttaatgatcatacatatgaacgttatacatagatggtaaagaaaatcttgtcagtagaaaaaggcgcgaaattcaaattttctatgagacgatatcccttcgccctacattttttcaaatttcccgcacttttctactcttaaaaaaaaccctaaaaaaaccactaaaaatatttagcccctaaaaaaacccctagctggtttatttccccctaaatttagtggtaaaaccactaagttggcatccctgTCCAAGTGTCCCTTTTTTAGGTgacccaggttgtgcatgtgtgcgtaaaaacgtatatgtgtgctcttttagggatgtgaaaagtcgattttaatcatgttatatatcgataaacgctacacagcggaacgaaataacgattaattgaagcttcaatatcttagctaaacataaacatagttgaaatgctaatggataatgaatatattataatataataaaataattcaattattgcagaacacctattttagtaggtatttatgtattttaattaaatatctgaactttcccttggttccctgctggggcgtgactcaaaaattgtgatctgataaccacaataaagaataaaagcgtttttgttcattttaggtatcgttaaacctttcaagtaaaattagaattgcaagaaatgtcgacagtttatcgatatgactttatcgacatggctacagcaaaatgggccgctttgttaatcgtacactaaataaaagtggtcccactgacagctcgcttggaaggtatctgtatatattattatatctatgaattttcggtacaaaatagtctgccgttttttgcgggggaggatAACATCAAATGTACACAAaacgtaaacatagccatgtcagataaacgtcagtccatacatgtggttgacatgaggttgaccattggccgcctattttcgacagaggggaacgcctgttaatgaccactccgtttagttatattctctaagataCAAGGTCACATTCGGATGTTTGCTCGGATCaactttgtatatttttattttgccattaaacatttatttacgtaTTACGTACGTAAGTATTGTAAAAGTACACGATACAAAGACTATAAATAAAGTATGATATTTCACTTAAAAAAAGCTCTTTATAATAGTGATTAGATATATGCTCTTTGAttatttggctgaatggaactatcattGCCAGGTTGGCTGTCGttaacagaaaaaaataaaaataaaaatgaaaaaccgGCGTCCGCtatttttacttaaaattttgttgtgtcaaaataattaacttaaattGCAAATGTAAGAGtgtatttgtatgaaatatgaTTAATTTTATGCAATGTAAATCAATGGAGAACGTACTTTATAGTGCTGAATAATATATAAGTAATATACAATATCAATCAAGTTCAAGGGAAAATTCGTAACTGTAAGTAATACTCATGTAACcaatattatttgctttttgtaatttttttgcaaatGGTTGGATCTTAAAACTAGTCGCCTTATTTGAGGATAACTGACGCTGTGAGGGATTGTTTTGGGTTgtttttaattgatttaaagCAATTTTAGCTGCCGCAGATAAGTTTGTTTTTGGTGATCATTGAATATTTaagacggtctagaacgcaaaatgactagtgtaatattttgcctaaaTCCCTTATaatctacatcgcgaacggcgCTTTATATcactagggtaggttaggttcgttcgttagttatcttatcttcaaatggccgaaggctaaacagcacagaataggagctCCGCgacagcggggctccgtcgacatcgctaacgtaaagataaaacgacgAAAATGACTAAAAGTAGACTAAAAGTGATACGAGTataatatcctctagccgcccagagacctataaaaagttctcctgttccattctaatttgaactttgtgttgacaaaataaaatttaattttgcttggcaaggtttgacgtatgggcggctagaggataggcAAAATacataggcaaaatattacactagtcattttgcgttctagaccgtctgcGAATAACCCAATCTTTGGCACTGTCATAACAtaaccttatggctcctctacacaatgggccagcgccggccactccaagggacgcggcgatgcggtagaatgagatagcaatatcacttgctccctctaacgcataaatgcgttagagatgcaacggatagttgtttggccggataccggataccggatattcggccagcggaactatacctacatttcggtttttcaggtgcgcattctgcaggtttgacctgtttcctagtgacgttcgcgcggactcatttctaggttcgaaatgaatgcgcgtgcaagtcaatggaattattaaattgttttatttacacacatatcataaactgtctattatgccttcaaaattcgtaaataatggcccacattacgataaactgttttgttacagcaaatttcttatctgtgaaaatgtggtaatagcttcattactatatcaaaatcgatttggtaatgcatttcaaatttcgaacatctctgaaaaaaaggcaatttgatttgacccctattctaacatcagttgagatgacgttttattcgaaaacaaatgacaattgcatacaatattgacaaatctcgcatgtaagttggtatcggacgatatggtaatcgaccccgactctagtttgtctctgaattaaaaaaaaactacggatgcgtgacgtgcgtgaaaaaagttttcatttgccgccatttgacgtacagtttatcttttaattagtttataagtaaaaaataatttgttttgtcgtttttaaaggaactataacaaaagtttcatgtaaaacgtgcgataaagatatttcggagacgccatctcatatccgcgagttccgccagagagcaaagtcggctgtaatatgaagttagtgaatatatcatagaaagtttataatatgtgtgtagataaagcagtgtatgtaactgtacataattaggcattaaaacactcgtgtgatactattatgaaactcatttcattcgtttcataaacccacactcgtattttaatgcctttcattatgtagcagtcacataaactactattaaaataataaacaagtacgattatgaccgtgtctgtttcttaaatcccatttgtttactccgaaatcaagcaatgttactatccggtatccggccggatactaaaataatggccggatagtccggataccggatagtaaccggatatccggtgcatctctataatgcgtcccttagagtggccggcgttggcccatcgtgtagaggagccattaaattaTAACTATTAAATTATGAATAATTCAGAAACGAAGCATTTCCGCGGGGGGAAACTCCTCCCCCTCCTTCCCACTTTTCTATAAAGGCGActtattttaagatttttaccCACTTTCACGCTTGCATTGAAATCTACACCTACTATTCTTTTTCTATCTATCCAATATCCAATATCAAGTAGTGAAAAGTTGGGGAAACAAGAAATTAGGAAATATCAGGGCTGCGGATTTGCGGAACTCTttccttcgggcaaactcgacTCCGTTCGGCTCTTTCTATTACtaaaattattagggttgacacaacttgacgtccctttgcgtcac
This window encodes:
- the LOC134680041 gene encoding probable elongation factor 1-delta isoform X2, with protein sequence MSTLIHEKIWLDKTVYHDAERDYYESLSKMDSVASLAGVPNTELTNKVSNLEKENSELKKTMDDLRKLVISLQARVETLESTKPSQAKAEAPKAAVKEAEDSDDGVDLFGSDDEEESAEAARIREERLAAYNAKKSKKPVLIAKSNIILDVKPWDDETDMKALEEAVRNITSDGLLWGAAKLVPLAYGIHKLQISCVVEDDKVSVDWLTEEIEKNEDFVQSVDIAAFNKV
- the LOC134680041 gene encoding probable elongation factor 1-delta isoform X1; amino-acid sequence: MSTLIHEKIWLDKTVYHDAERDYYESLSKVRVPLASTQSSLANEVAKARQHIKNSLECMDSVASLAGVPNTELTNKVSNLEKENSELKKTMDDLRKLVISLQARVETLESTKPSQAKAEAPKAAVKEAEDSDDGVDLFGSDDEEESAEAARIREERLAAYNAKKSKKPVLIAKSNIILDVKPWDDETDMKALEEAVRNITSDGLLWGAAKLVPLAYGIHKLQISCVVEDDKVSVDWLTEEIEKNEDFVQSVDIAAFNKV